From a single Sphaeramia orbicularis chromosome 4, fSphaOr1.1, whole genome shotgun sequence genomic region:
- the LOC115418339 gene encoding coiled-coil and C2 domain-containing protein 2A-like produces the protein MTATTKKLFNVSCSLNSDFRVHFGQIFNLKIVNCPQSICLQVYEEIGSSCSLLAQVFVPVPEPSVLTGSGVIEEFEFSSNHRVMFDHEGDVPLSLEADGSNKQILLTSGKVVCCVSWAIQELDVPLAPPVSQQPGGLHSPSDIFRNLWIF, from the exons ATGACTGCAACTACTAAAAAGTTATTCAATGTCAGCTGCTCCCTGAACAGTGACTTCAGAGTGCACTTTGGTCAGATTTTCAATCTCAAGATAGTTAACTGTCCTCAGAGTATCTGCTTACAG GTGTATGAGGAGATCGGTTCATCGTGCTCCCTCTTGGCTCAAGTGTTTGTTCCGGTGCCAGAGCCCTCAGTTTTGACAGGCAGTGGTGTCATTGAGGAATTTGAGTTCAGCAGCAACCACAGAGTCATGTTTGACCACGAAGGAG ATGTACCGCTCTCCCTGGAGGCTGATGGCAGTAACAAACAGATCCTGCTGACCTCTGGGAAGGTGGTGTGCTGTGTCTCCTGGGCGATTCAGGAGCTCGATGTACCACTCGCTCCTCCCGTGTCTCAGCAACCTGGAGGCTTACACAG TCCGTCTGATATATTCAGAAACTTGTGGATTTTCTGA
- the c1qtnf7 gene encoding complement C1q tumor necrosis factor-related protein 7 isoform X2 produces the protein MNCCQLWAAEGRTPSDLQCPRVTRPSWQTWSQRTPWRRWEWLKGRVGPTGKIGERGDRGPPGKRGPPGEGGDVGLPGAPGRDGKKGEKGERGPSGTAGTCRCGSLLPKSAFSVGITSSYPTENIPIKFNKVLFNEGGHYNPQTGKFICAYPGVYYFSYDITLANKHLAIGLVQNGQYRIKTFDANTGNHDVASGSTVMYLNPEDEVWLEIFYHDQNGLFSDPGWADSLFSGFLLYADTNYFDTLAEDYA, from the exons ATGAACTGCTGCCAGCTGTGGG CTGCTGAAGGGAGGACCCCGTCTGATCTGCAGTGTCCCCGGGTCACCAGGCCTTCCTGGCAAACCTGGTCCCAGCGGACCCCCTGGAGGAGATGGGAAT ggttaaagggcAGGGTTGGTCCAACAGGTAAGATTGGAGAGCGAGGGGACCGTGGCCCTCCTGGAAAACGAGGCCCTCCAGGGGAGGGTGGTGACGTAGGCCTACCTGGTGCTCCAGGCCGCGATGGAAAGAAAGGGGAGAAGGGCGAGCGAGGGCCGAGTGGAACGGCAGGAACATGCCGATGTGGCAGCCTGCTTCCTAAATCTGCCTTCTCTGTGGGAATCACCAGCAGCTACCCCACAGAGAACATCCCCATCAAATTCAACAAGGTCCTGTTTAATGAGGGCGGACACTACAACCCACAGACGGGCAAGTTCATCTGCGCCTACCCAGGTGTCTATTATTTCTCTTATGACATTACACTGGCCAACAAACATCTCGCAATTGGTCTGGTGCAGAATGGCCAGTATCGAATCAAAACCTTTGATGCCAACACGGGAAACCATGACGTGGCCTCTGGGTCCACGGTGATGTACCTGAACCCAGAAGATGAGGTGTGGCTAGAGATCTTCTACCATGACCAGAATGGATTATTTTCAGACCCAGGCTGGGCTGACAGTCTGTTCTCTGGCTTCCTTCTCTACGCTGACACAAACTACTTTGACACACTGGCAGAGGATTACGCATAG
- the c1qtnf7 gene encoding complement C1q tumor necrosis factor-related protein 7 isoform X1 yields the protein MNCCQLWDFKMWMLMGVVCLSHCVSGQLLKGGPRLICSVPGSPGLPGKPGPSGPPGGDGNVGIPGRDGRDGRKGEKGEKGDTGLKGRVGPTGKIGERGDRGPPGKRGPPGEGGDVGLPGAPGRDGKKGEKGERGPSGTAGTCRCGSLLPKSAFSVGITSSYPTENIPIKFNKVLFNEGGHYNPQTGKFICAYPGVYYFSYDITLANKHLAIGLVQNGQYRIKTFDANTGNHDVASGSTVMYLNPEDEVWLEIFYHDQNGLFSDPGWADSLFSGFLLYADTNYFDTLAEDYA from the exons ATGAACTGCTGCCAGCTGTGGG ATTTTAAGATGTGGATGTTAATGGGCGTGGTCTGTTTAAGTCACTGTGTCTCTGGACAGCTGCTGAAGGGAGGACCCCGTCTGATCTGCAGTGTCCCCGGGTCACCAGGCCTTCCTGGCAAACCTGGTCCCAGCGGACCCCCTGGAGGAGATGGGAATGTGGGTATCCCAGGAAGAGATGGCAGAGATGGCAGGAAGGGTGAAAAGGGAGAAAAGGGAGACACAG ggttaaagggcAGGGTTGGTCCAACAGGTAAGATTGGAGAGCGAGGGGACCGTGGCCCTCCTGGAAAACGAGGCCCTCCAGGGGAGGGTGGTGACGTAGGCCTACCTGGTGCTCCAGGCCGCGATGGAAAGAAAGGGGAGAAGGGCGAGCGAGGGCCGAGTGGAACGGCAGGAACATGCCGATGTGGCAGCCTGCTTCCTAAATCTGCCTTCTCTGTGGGAATCACCAGCAGCTACCCCACAGAGAACATCCCCATCAAATTCAACAAGGTCCTGTTTAATGAGGGCGGACACTACAACCCACAGACGGGCAAGTTCATCTGCGCCTACCCAGGTGTCTATTATTTCTCTTATGACATTACACTGGCCAACAAACATCTCGCAATTGGTCTGGTGCAGAATGGCCAGTATCGAATCAAAACCTTTGATGCCAACACGGGAAACCATGACGTGGCCTCTGGGTCCACGGTGATGTACCTGAACCCAGAAGATGAGGTGTGGCTAGAGATCTTCTACCATGACCAGAATGGATTATTTTCAGACCCAGGCTGGGCTGACAGTCTGTTCTCTGGCTTCCTTCTCTACGCTGACACAAACTACTTTGACACACTGGCAGAGGATTACGCATAG